One Cohnella candidum genomic region harbors:
- a CDS encoding ABC transporter substrate-binding protein produces the protein MRKFTSIAACLMAFSLILAACGGKSDNTSSPSASQSSEPASSAPASTDSAAPSDDISSKKITISIYYPTPDQVERRALEDDKIKRFNEKYPNVTIVKSDWQYNPNEIGIKMGANEAPTLFNTYATEGKFLAEKGWAADITDLFNNYEFKDQMNPILQNQFVIDGKVYGLAQQGYVTGTVVNKKMLTDKGVAVPSYDWTWDDMLNTAKAVADPGKGISGIAPMGKGNESGWNWTNFLFEAGGEIQNVADGKVTAAFNSDSGVKALQFYQKLKWEANSIPQDWALGWGDAVGAFAQGRTAMVIAGPDGPVDQALNQGGMKPEDVLVFPMPAAQAGGKHTGVLGGDFLVINPNASKDEQQMAFNYAVFDYFSDKGLESLEANIAARKKDNKYFVPPVIQYFKDDSEYGKKVRDVYAKHDNVYVYNADAINLLDGKPEAQYNTQDYYAAMTNIIQEVFSKKGSDPKKLLDDAAKTVQAKFYDTIKL, from the coding sequence ATGCGTAAGTTCACTTCGATCGCAGCTTGCTTGATGGCGTTCAGCCTCATCCTGGCTGCCTGCGGCGGGAAGAGCGACAACACCAGTTCGCCGTCCGCATCGCAAAGCTCCGAACCGGCATCCTCCGCACCGGCTTCCACCGACAGCGCAGCGCCTTCGGACGACATCTCTTCCAAGAAGATCACGATCAGCATTTACTATCCGACGCCGGACCAAGTCGAAAGACGGGCGCTGGAAGACGACAAGATCAAGCGCTTCAACGAGAAGTATCCGAACGTCACGATCGTGAAAAGCGACTGGCAATACAACCCGAACGAAATCGGGATCAAGATGGGCGCTAACGAAGCGCCGACGCTGTTCAACACGTATGCGACGGAAGGCAAGTTCCTCGCCGAAAAGGGCTGGGCAGCCGACATTACCGATCTGTTCAACAACTACGAGTTCAAAGACCAAATGAACCCGATTCTGCAAAACCAATTCGTCATCGACGGCAAAGTGTACGGTCTCGCCCAACAAGGCTATGTCACCGGCACCGTCGTCAACAAGAAAATGCTGACGGATAAAGGCGTGGCGGTTCCTTCGTACGATTGGACGTGGGACGACATGCTGAACACGGCCAAAGCGGTCGCCGATCCGGGCAAAGGCATCTCCGGCATCGCGCCGATGGGCAAAGGCAACGAATCCGGCTGGAACTGGACCAACTTCCTGTTCGAAGCGGGCGGCGAAATCCAGAACGTGGCGGACGGCAAAGTCACGGCAGCGTTCAACTCCGACTCCGGCGTGAAGGCGCTCCAATTCTATCAGAAGCTCAAATGGGAAGCCAACTCGATCCCGCAAGACTGGGCGCTCGGCTGGGGCGACGCGGTCGGCGCGTTCGCTCAAGGACGCACGGCGATGGTCATCGCGGGTCCGGACGGTCCGGTCGACCAAGCGCTGAACCAAGGCGGGATGAAGCCGGAAGACGTGCTCGTGTTCCCGATGCCGGCGGCGCAAGCAGGCGGCAAGCATACGGGCGTGCTCGGCGGCGACTTCCTCGTCATCAACCCGAACGCTTCCAAAGACGAACAGCAAATGGCATTCAACTACGCCGTGTTCGACTACTTCTCCGACAAAGGCCTGGAATCGTTGGAAGCGAACATCGCGGCCCGCAAGAAAGACAACAAATACTTCGTTCCTCCGGTCATCCAGTACTTCAAGGACGATTCCGAATACGGCAAGAAAGTACGGGACGTCTACGCGAAGCATGACAACGTGTACGTTTACAACGCAGACGCGATCAACCTGCTGGACGGCAAGCCGGAAGCGCAGTACAACACGCAAGACTACTACGCCGCAATGACCAACATCATTCAAGAAGTATTCTCCAAGAAGGGTTCCGATCCGAAGAAATTGTTGGACGACGCCGCGAAAACGGTACAGGCGAAGTTCTACGACACGATTAAGCTGTAA
- a CDS encoding carbohydrate ABC transporter permease, giving the protein MNNAERGILSPYDLRKPLNRFVYWLMILVIILMICSMLYPIVIAFFNGVKANTEVNSFPPTFLPKSWNWDNYGKGWHFIDLTKYLKSTLYIFAGNMVVTVIVLGLASFSLSRLNWRFRKAVYYFFLATLFIPPTTYIIPNFINLKELGLLNSYWAFWLPAGANAFFLLLLKTFFDGINNELFESARIDGASELRNFFQIAFPLSIPIFATLAIFVFGTAWNDWFWPSFVLNGDKYPLATAIKRLVIDARRLDTNIKFAILTMVMLPPVAIFLIFQRFIIRGLHLGGVKG; this is encoded by the coding sequence GTGAATAACGCGGAACGCGGCATCCTGTCGCCTTACGATTTGAGGAAACCGTTAAACCGGTTCGTCTATTGGCTGATGATTCTCGTCATCATCCTCATGATTTGTTCCATGCTGTATCCGATCGTCATCGCTTTCTTCAACGGCGTGAAAGCCAACACGGAAGTCAACTCGTTCCCTCCGACGTTCCTGCCGAAGTCCTGGAACTGGGACAACTACGGTAAAGGCTGGCATTTCATCGACCTGACGAAATACCTGAAGAGCACGCTGTACATTTTCGCCGGCAACATGGTCGTCACCGTCATCGTGCTCGGGCTGGCCTCGTTCAGTTTATCCAGGCTGAATTGGCGCTTCCGCAAAGCGGTGTACTACTTCTTCCTGGCCACGCTGTTCATACCGCCGACGACTTACATCATCCCGAACTTCATCAACCTGAAGGAACTGGGACTGCTGAACAGCTACTGGGCATTCTGGCTGCCCGCGGGCGCCAACGCCTTCTTCCTGCTGCTGCTTAAAACGTTCTTCGACGGCATCAACAACGAGCTGTTCGAGTCGGCGCGGATCGACGGAGCTTCGGAGCTTCGCAACTTTTTCCAAATCGCCTTTCCGCTGTCGATTCCGATTTTCGCCACGCTCGCCATTTTCGTTTTCGGAACGGCATGGAACGACTGGTTCTGGCCCTCCTTCGTACTGAACGGGGATAAGTATCCGCTGGCCACCGCGATCAAGCGGCTCGTCATCGACGCAAGGCGGTTGGACACGAACATCAAATTCGCGATTTTGACGATGGTCATGCTTCCGCCGGTCGCCATTTTCCTGATTTTCCAACGGTTTATCATCCGCGGCCTGCATCTCGGCGGGGTGAAAGGTTAA
- a CDS encoding carbohydrate ABC transporter permease: MDQTAATVRPLGAERPLQRGKWRRSFWGYAFVFPAVAIFLLFLWMPILKGFVYSLYHIDFVKGDTYVGFDNYKMVLKDPDVVTAVKNTLYYMLLCLVLGFWVPILFAIAISELRKGQGVARVAAYLPYVVPVVVLYGLWRWLYDPVGPINAVLQKLGLSQISFMTDTKWSMASLVIMETWQQFGSAMLIYLAAVLSIPRDWYEAAEIDGAGVWARIRHITLPSIRNQIALLFVLQLIATSQGYQSQFAMLDGGPNNATLTYSLYIVKMAFNRLDYGVASALGVMMFFVLVILAIIQNRLSNRGGNVS; the protein is encoded by the coding sequence ATGGACCAAACTGCCGCAACCGTTCGCCCGCTCGGCGCGGAAAGGCCTCTTCAACGGGGCAAATGGAGACGGTCCTTCTGGGGTTACGCGTTCGTTTTCCCGGCCGTCGCGATTTTCCTCCTGTTTCTGTGGATGCCGATCCTGAAAGGATTCGTCTACAGTCTGTACCACATCGATTTCGTCAAAGGGGACACTTACGTCGGCTTCGACAACTACAAGATGGTCCTGAAAGATCCCGATGTCGTCACCGCCGTCAAGAACACGCTCTATTACATGCTGCTCTGCCTCGTGCTCGGCTTCTGGGTGCCCATCCTGTTCGCGATCGCGATTTCGGAGCTGCGTAAAGGCCAGGGCGTCGCGCGGGTCGCCGCGTATTTGCCGTACGTCGTCCCGGTCGTCGTCCTGTACGGCTTGTGGAGATGGCTGTACGATCCGGTCGGGCCGATCAACGCCGTGCTGCAGAAGCTCGGGCTGTCGCAGATCAGCTTCATGACCGATACGAAGTGGTCGATGGCGTCGCTCGTCATCATGGAAACCTGGCAGCAGTTCGGCTCGGCCATGTTGATCTACTTGGCGGCCGTGCTCAGCATTCCGCGCGATTGGTACGAAGCCGCCGAAATCGACGGGGCAGGCGTCTGGGCGCGAATCCGCCACATTACGCTTCCTTCGATCCGCAATCAGATCGCGCTGCTGTTCGTGCTGCAGTTGATCGCCACCTCCCAAGGCTACCAGTCCCAGTTCGCCATGCTGGACGGAGGCCCGAACAACGCCACGCTGACTTATTCGCTTTATATCGTCAAAATGGCGTTTAACCGGCTGGATTACGGAGTCGCATCCGCGCTCGGCGTCATGATGTTCTTCGTCCTCGTCATCCTCGCGATCATCCAGAATAGACTTTCGAACCGGGGAGGGAACGTGTCGTGA
- a CDS encoding response regulator — protein sequence MYNILIVDDEPLICKGLSSLLQSAGLDIKSIFTAYNGHEALDFLRMEEIDLLITDIQMGAMSGIELMHQAKIVKPWVQAIIISAHETFQYAQLALRLGAKDYLIKPLKNEQFLNSVRNVLLQMDKPMPAGDEFLSAQREHFQMEEPRQERTDRLNRLLDVPDAGGDSERIKELGLTGPYFAVLKIKLMTAQRESSLRNEDIRLLQYAALNIAEELLTPDWSHVAFYSPESEISVVVQWDEAAYGASGVDKINQLDMIGRSLHHNVSKYLNLPCVIGISQILKGTEFLHTLGEQAKKAILWNREHRDHFVFYFGDFKWSLFSEEPTEEEWAEQNNQIVEKAKAYIDRNYAQKGLTLHEVAQRNHVSPNYLSYLFKKYTGFNLWEYVIKLRMEESRRLLLHSDMRRYEIAEKVGYESPEHFSKIFKKYYGVSPSEVKK from the coding sequence ATGTATAACATTCTGATCGTGGATGACGAACCTCTGATTTGCAAAGGGCTGAGCAGCCTTCTCCAGTCGGCCGGCCTCGACATTAAAAGCATTTTTACGGCGTACAACGGGCATGAAGCGCTGGACTTCCTCCGGATGGAGGAAATCGACCTGCTGATCACGGACATCCAGATGGGCGCGATGAGCGGGATCGAGCTGATGCACCAGGCGAAAATCGTCAAGCCTTGGGTGCAGGCGATCATCATTTCCGCGCACGAGACGTTCCAGTACGCCCAACTCGCCCTTCGTCTCGGCGCGAAGGATTATTTGATCAAACCGCTTAAAAACGAGCAGTTTCTGAACTCGGTCCGCAACGTGCTGCTGCAGATGGATAAACCGATGCCCGCCGGAGACGAGTTCCTGTCGGCGCAACGGGAGCATTTTCAGATGGAGGAGCCGCGTCAGGAAAGGACGGACCGGTTGAACCGGCTGCTCGACGTTCCCGACGCCGGCGGCGATTCGGAACGGATCAAGGAGCTGGGGCTGACCGGCCCTTATTTTGCCGTCCTTAAGATCAAGCTGATGACGGCGCAGCGGGAATCGTCTCTCCGGAACGAAGATATCCGGCTCCTTCAATACGCCGCGCTGAATATCGCGGAGGAGCTCTTGACGCCGGACTGGAGCCATGTCGCGTTCTACTCGCCCGAGAGCGAGATCAGCGTCGTCGTGCAGTGGGACGAAGCCGCGTACGGCGCTTCCGGCGTCGATAAAATCAACCAGCTGGACATGATCGGCCGAAGCCTTCACCACAACGTCAGCAAGTACCTGAACCTTCCGTGCGTCATCGGGATCAGCCAAATCCTGAAGGGAACGGAATTTTTGCATACGCTCGGGGAACAGGCGAAGAAAGCGATCCTGTGGAACCGAGAGCATCGGGACCATTTCGTGTTCTACTTCGGGGATTTCAAATGGAGCCTGTTCAGCGAGGAACCGACGGAAGAGGAATGGGCCGAACAGAACAACCAGATCGTGGAGAAAGCGAAGGCCTATATCGACCGGAATTACGCGCAGAAAGGGCTCACTTTGCACGAAGTCGCGCAGAGGAATCACGTCAGCCCCAACTATCTGAGCTATCTGTTCAAGAAATATACCGGCTTCAATCTATGGGAATACGTCATCAAGCTGAGAATGGAAGAAAGCCGCCGATTGCTGCTGCATTCGGACATGCGCCGGTACGAAATCGCGGAGAAAGTCGGGTACGAATCGCCCGAGCATTTCAGCAAGATTTTCAAAAAATACTACGGCGTCAGCCCCAGCGAAGTGAAGAAGTAA
- a CDS encoding cache domain-containing sensor histidine kinase, which yields MLRWRWTNPLTKMKVKQQLILLFLILVSPVFLLNFYANMKAEEILKRHVTNAYVELNKQNFTIINRDIDTISKIMNTIIVNPVTQTLQTGGDDIVTRVQKYSTADRLLSTYSSSVTEGEAIAYYLYIYDPNGDYSFAPNTSIRFKGGGVFFYNDRNRQDWMTEAAERKGKGYFRVFEPRSLSLTQPTLAYVRAVNSTAEGNKVIGVLIAINMNKKMQQSLQTITLPDNGEIFVTDYANRILASSVHDAIIGQSLELPPELVTGDDPDGTVDEISAGYIYVEHYNYEAQQKLIYKIPTRSLLQQQNELKRVIATISIVYSVFAMAVMAYFWRSLLTPMQKLAVFTRSYEPGRPLPHAPAKDRNDEMGVLIHSVYGMASRLNALIEDRYLLEIKQKEAQLQILYQQINPHLLYNTLESIYWKSSLEGNSESAVMIKELALIMRIGLSRGRELITLREELEHARAYMNLQQIRYEYEFRLTWSIDESALDCLIPKITLQPLLENAIIHGVRNMADDGEIAVSVARNGDRIAIRVEDNGYTEPDYGLIRQLLEGERADTPSGYGIFNVQQRIRLHFGQGYGLQYSPREGGGTVVTIGLPAREQEEQHV from the coding sequence ATGTTGCGTTGGAGATGGACCAATCCGTTAACGAAAATGAAAGTAAAACAGCAGCTCATTCTGCTTTTCCTCATCTTGGTGAGCCCGGTGTTCCTGTTGAACTTCTATGCCAACATGAAGGCCGAGGAAATTTTGAAGCGCCACGTGACGAACGCCTACGTGGAGCTGAACAAACAGAACTTCACGATCATCAACCGGGATATCGACACGATCAGCAAAATCATGAACACGATCATCGTGAACCCGGTTACGCAAACGCTCCAAACGGGCGGGGACGACATCGTGACCCGGGTACAGAAATACTCGACCGCGGACCGCCTCCTGTCCACCTATTCTTCAAGCGTGACCGAAGGAGAGGCCATCGCTTACTACTTGTACATCTACGACCCGAACGGCGACTACTCCTTCGCGCCGAATACGTCGATCCGATTCAAAGGCGGCGGAGTATTTTTCTACAATGACCGGAACCGCCAGGATTGGATGACGGAAGCCGCCGAACGCAAAGGCAAAGGCTACTTCCGGGTGTTCGAGCCGCGATCGCTGAGCTTGACCCAACCTACGCTCGCCTACGTGCGGGCCGTGAACAGCACCGCAGAAGGAAACAAAGTAATCGGCGTCCTGATCGCGATCAACATGAACAAGAAAATGCAGCAGTCCTTGCAGACGATCACGCTGCCGGACAACGGCGAAATCTTCGTGACCGATTACGCGAACCGGATTCTCGCTTCATCGGTTCACGACGCGATCATCGGTCAATCGCTGGAATTGCCGCCTGAGCTGGTCACCGGGGACGATCCCGACGGGACCGTCGACGAGATCTCGGCGGGCTACATTTACGTCGAGCACTACAATTATGAAGCCCAGCAGAAGCTGATCTATAAAATTCCGACCCGTTCCCTGCTGCAGCAGCAAAACGAGCTGAAACGGGTCATTGCCACCATTTCGATCGTGTACTCGGTTTTCGCCATGGCGGTCATGGCGTATTTCTGGCGCTCCTTGCTGACGCCGATGCAGAAGCTGGCCGTTTTTACCCGTTCTTACGAGCCGGGACGGCCGCTTCCGCATGCGCCGGCGAAGGATCGGAACGACGAGATGGGCGTGTTAATCCACTCCGTATACGGCATGGCCAGCCGCCTCAACGCCTTGATCGAAGACCGGTACCTGCTCGAGATCAAGCAGAAAGAGGCGCAGCTGCAAATCCTGTACCAGCAAATCAATCCGCATCTGCTCTACAACACGCTCGAGAGCATTTACTGGAAAAGCTCGCTGGAAGGCAATTCCGAGTCGGCCGTCATGATCAAGGAGCTGGCGCTCATCATGCGCATCGGACTCAGCCGAGGCCGCGAATTGATCACCTTGCGGGAGGAGCTCGAACACGCGAGAGCGTACATGAACCTTCAGCAAATCCGGTACGAATACGAATTCCGGCTGACTTGGTCGATCGACGAAAGCGCGCTGGATTGCCTGATTCCGAAAATCACGCTGCAGCCGCTGCTCGAAAACGCGATCATCCACGGGGTGCGCAACATGGCGGACGACGGCGAAATCGCGGTTTCCGTCGCTCGGAACGGTGACCGCATCGCCATCCGCGTCGAAGATAACGGCTACACGGAACCGGATTACGGCTTGATCCGACAACTCCTCGAAGGGGAGCGGGCCGATACGCCTTCCGGATACGGCATTTTCAACGTGCAGCAGCGCATCCGCTTGCATTTCGGACAGGGTTACGGCCTTCAATATTCGCCGCGGGAAGGCGGGGGAACGGTCGTGACGATCGGGCTTCCCGCCAGAGAACAGGAGGAACAGCATGTATAA
- a CDS encoding HD domain-containing phosphohydrolase, protein MTERKNGEIMVKRNKDFEAFHEERETLRIAQTEVRSTEHRQNGLLPGYERLAARYEKLLKEMNKVLHISDTQSLALHRMEMELTALLDNAGQGFLTINRSLAVQKPYSSECRRIFGRKIGGAPFAELLWPEDTDTRMRVERLLGQMLEDRDGERPVGYSDGLPNSFERDGLRIRIDYKRMAMSTAVDEPRIMVILTDITEQYKSKEQLEFLSTHDPLTGMFNRNYVDKWLSEFRRGAFRPLSMVMADMNGLKLVNDVFGHLQGDEMLTRAGGIIRQAFGEDAVCSRWGGDEFLVLLPGADADACAEKIAKLREACEAVAAYPIQISMAVGSATMNGPDEDESRLFLQAEKEMYKQKLLESRRVRKKLIREISEAMYDRGIEDPLHVERVSKLALGLAERIGIAPESPQAATLELLARLHDVGNIAIPQDVFRHGGDLTPEQWEIVRTHSEIGYRLAFSLGEPALAEAILSVHERWDGSGYPYGLREDQIPELSRLFAVVDAYDAMTHERPHRRALSRDEALAEIRKASGKQFEPRLAEVFSAWLSGESYG, encoded by the coding sequence ATGACGGAACGAAAGAACGGTGAAATCATGGTCAAACGGAACAAGGATTTCGAAGCGTTTCATGAGGAGCGCGAGACGCTGCGCATCGCCCAGACGGAAGTCCGGTCGACCGAGCATCGGCAAAACGGTCTTCTTCCCGGTTACGAGAGGCTGGCCGCGCGGTACGAGAAGCTGCTCAAGGAAATGAACAAGGTTCTTCACATCAGCGACACCCAGAGTTTGGCGCTGCACCGGATGGAAATGGAGCTCACCGCCTTGCTGGACAACGCGGGCCAAGGGTTCCTGACGATCAACCGGAGCCTGGCGGTGCAGAAACCGTACAGCTCGGAATGCCGGCGGATTTTCGGCCGCAAAATCGGCGGCGCGCCGTTCGCGGAGCTGCTGTGGCCGGAAGACACGGATACCCGTATGAGGGTGGAACGCCTGCTGGGGCAAATGCTGGAGGACCGCGACGGGGAACGGCCTGTCGGCTACTCCGACGGTCTGCCCAACTCGTTCGAACGGGACGGGCTGCGAATCCGCATCGACTACAAGCGGATGGCCATGTCTACTGCCGTGGACGAGCCCCGGATCATGGTCATCCTGACCGACATCACGGAGCAGTACAAGTCCAAGGAGCAGCTCGAATTCCTCAGCACCCATGACCCGCTCACCGGGATGTTCAACCGGAATTACGTGGACAAGTGGCTGTCCGAATTCCGGCGCGGCGCGTTCCGGCCGCTCAGCATGGTGATGGCCGACATGAACGGCTTGAAGCTGGTCAACGACGTTTTCGGGCATTTGCAGGGCGACGAGATGCTGACCCGGGCAGGCGGCATCATCCGGCAGGCGTTCGGCGAAGACGCGGTGTGCTCGCGCTGGGGCGGCGACGAGTTCCTCGTGCTGCTGCCCGGCGCGGACGCTGACGCTTGCGCGGAGAAAATCGCCAAGCTTCGGGAAGCTTGCGAAGCCGTGGCGGCATATCCGATCCAGATCAGCATGGCGGTCGGTTCCGCGACGATGAACGGCCCGGACGAAGACGAATCGCGCCTGTTCCTGCAAGCCGAGAAGGAAATGTACAAGCAGAAGCTGCTCGAAAGCCGCCGGGTCCGCAAGAAGCTGATCCGGGAGATTTCGGAAGCGATGTACGACCGGGGCATCGAGGATCCCCTCCACGTGGAGAGGGTGTCCAAGCTCGCGCTGGGCTTGGCGGAGCGCATCGGCATCGCGCCGGAATCGCCGCAAGCCGCCACGCTCGAGCTGCTCGCCCGCCTGCATGACGTGGGCAACATCGCCATCCCGCAGGACGTGTTCCGGCACGGCGGGGATTTGACTCCGGAGCAATGGGAAATCGTGCGGACGCACAGCGAAATCGGCTATCGTCTGGCGTTCTCGCTGGGAGAGCCGGCGCTGGCCGAAGCGATCCTGTCCGTGCACGAACGCTGGGACGGTTCCGGGTATCCTTACGGGCTTCGGGAGGATCAAATCCCCGAGCTGTCGCGGCTGTTCGCCGTCGTCGACGCCTACGACGCCATGACGCACGAGCGTCCTCACCGCCGCGCCTTGAGCCGGGACGAAGCGTTGGCGGAAATCCGCAAAGCGTCCGGTAAACAATTCGAACCGCGTCTCGCGGAAGTTTTCTCGGCGTGGTTGAGCGGTGAATCATACGGATAA
- a CDS encoding SpoIIE family protein phosphatase → MSSPKDNRHRSLYDGSVWKVVILASALIVLTTSLIGFMSYRMTQKEVIRKLKTSDLSFIARSIASQVEGRIDRAMETSRIVADDPAVREWVAGGEKDERLGMLVKQVLASIPRDYDYTNSFVVSAATHHYWAESGKVIDTVSESDPDDKWFFNTIASGKKTDVVVDSNSARKDTFVFVNVLIGEPDRPLGIAGVGLSLKKLSEDFADYRLVEGSRLWMVGGDGTIHLSADYADTGTKLSEHLTAAALQEWNRSPADRERVFEAEDLSGGRMDMISYPIASADMRLLVQIPRSQTTGFLGSIKQSTTVAVVLSLILSIYFFTYVSRRMADPYKRALRLNEELESMVEDRTQALADKNREMTESIAYANRIQRSVLPSEEALREHFAEFLTYWKPRDGVGGDFYWVKEVGGVKWIAAGDCSGHGVPGALMTMLSVSLLDRIADQEDNASPSEVLRKLNVLLKETLGQTDREGPTDDGLDLGLVFLRDGNMQYAGTGIVMAVKDAGGLRMIKGDKPGIGYRRTPADAEYSLHDIELGDDTVVYMATDGIPDQNGGAKKLSLGKTALLEWLASYGDSPLAEQRNHFERDIAAFMEQERQRDDMTLFAFRPRTDDGTKER, encoded by the coding sequence ATGAGCTCGCCGAAAGACAACCGGCATCGATCGCTTTACGACGGAAGCGTGTGGAAGGTCGTCATCCTGGCTTCCGCCCTGATCGTGCTGACGACTTCCTTAATCGGATTCATGTCCTACCGAATGACGCAGAAGGAAGTTATCCGCAAGCTGAAGACGAGCGACCTGTCTTTCATCGCGCGATCGATCGCGAGCCAAGTAGAAGGCCGCATCGACCGGGCGATGGAGACGTCGCGGATCGTGGCGGACGACCCCGCCGTGCGGGAATGGGTCGCGGGCGGGGAGAAGGACGAACGGCTGGGCATGCTCGTGAAGCAAGTTCTCGCCTCGATCCCCAGGGATTACGATTATACCAACTCCTTTGTCGTGAGCGCCGCAACGCACCATTATTGGGCGGAATCCGGAAAGGTGATCGATACCGTCAGCGAAAGCGACCCGGATGACAAGTGGTTTTTCAATACGATCGCTTCCGGCAAGAAGACGGATGTCGTCGTGGATTCGAACAGCGCCCGCAAGGACACGTTCGTTTTCGTCAACGTCTTGATCGGGGAGCCGGACCGACCGCTCGGCATCGCCGGCGTCGGATTGTCCCTGAAGAAGCTGTCCGAAGATTTCGCCGACTATCGGCTCGTCGAAGGCAGCCGGCTGTGGATGGTCGGCGGAGACGGCACGATCCATCTTTCGGCCGATTATGCGGATACCGGAACGAAACTGTCCGAGCATCTGACGGCAGCGGCCTTGCAGGAATGGAACCGAAGCCCTGCGGACCGGGAACGAGTCTTCGAAGCGGAAGACTTGTCTGGCGGCCGTATGGACATGATCAGCTATCCGATCGCGTCGGCGGACATGCGGCTGCTCGTACAGATCCCGAGAAGCCAAACGACGGGTTTCCTGGGCTCGATCAAGCAAAGCACGACCGTGGCCGTCGTGCTGTCGCTGATTCTCAGCATCTATTTTTTCACTTACGTGTCCCGCCGCATGGCCGATCCATACAAGCGCGCGCTCCGGCTCAACGAGGAACTGGAAAGCATGGTGGAGGACAGAACCCAGGCGCTCGCGGACAAAAACCGCGAAATGACGGAAAGCATCGCCTATGCCAACCGGATCCAGCGGTCCGTCCTTCCTTCCGAAGAGGCGCTTCGGGAGCATTTCGCCGAGTTTCTGACCTACTGGAAACCAAGGGACGGCGTCGGCGGGGATTTTTACTGGGTAAAGGAGGTCGGAGGCGTCAAGTGGATCGCGGCGGGCGACTGCAGCGGCCATGGCGTGCCGGGAGCCCTGATGACCATGCTGAGCGTGTCGCTGCTGGATCGGATTGCCGACCAGGAGGACAATGCGTCGCCGTCCGAGGTGCTCCGTAAGCTGAACGTTCTTCTGAAGGAGACGCTCGGCCAAACCGACCGTGAAGGACCGACGGACGACGGTCTCGATTTAGGGCTCGTATTCCTGCGGGACGGGAACATGCAATACGCCGGGACGGGCATCGTGATGGCCGTCAAGGATGCCGGCGGGCTGCGGATGATCAAAGGCGACAAACCGGGCATCGGTTACCGCCGGACGCCGGCCGACGCCGAATATTCCCTTCACGATATCGAACTCGGAGACGATACGGTCGTCTACATGGCAACGGACGGCATTCCCGACCAGAACGGCGGCGCGAAAAAGCTGTCTCTCGGGAAAACCGCGCTGCTGGAGTGGCTGGCCTCGTACGGCGATTCGCCGCTCGCGGAACAACGGAACCATTTTGAACGGGATATCGCGGCATTCATGGAGCAAGAGCGGCAGCGCGACGACATGACCTTGTTCGCGTTCAGGCCGAGAACGGATGACGGAACGAAAGAACGGTGA
- a CDS encoding DUF1987 domain-containing protein translates to MGSIRHIQIEGTRSTPEVRFDPERHILAIRGQSYPENAFAFYEPLLKWLDEYLAELTAETTVEIELQLPYINTTSTKCFLMFLEKLDGAFKEGKRVSVRWLYDEENESELECAEEFKEDLVLPFEIVPKAAE, encoded by the coding sequence ATGGGCAGCATCCGGCACATCCAAATCGAAGGAACGAGAAGCACGCCGGAGGTGCGGTTCGATCCCGAGCGCCATATTCTCGCGATCCGAGGCCAATCCTATCCGGAAAACGCGTTCGCGTTTTATGAACCGCTGTTGAAGTGGCTGGACGAATACTTGGCGGAGCTGACGGCGGAGACGACCGTCGAAATCGAGCTCCAGCTTCCCTATATCAATACGACGAGCACCAAATGCTTCCTCATGTTCCTGGAGAAGCTGGACGGGGCGTTCAAGGAAGGGAAGCGGGTATCGGTTCGCTGGCTGTACGACGAAGAGAACGAGAGCGAACTCGAGTGTGCCGAAGAATTCAAGGAGGACCTTGTCCTTCCCTTCGAAATCGTGCCGAAAGCCGCGGAGTAA
- a CDS encoding SiaB family protein kinase translates to MIDKNLLDVQTLLRRNGILISFSGRLSQQLIEEYGEAVKTYLESENRPKNEIFHIFSIFIELTQNIKNYGTAKTDSPFYDKIVQSSIITIGKDGQGSYICAGNLVEGPDLEVLTARIDELSGLNKDELKTLYKDRLKRSEPEFGAGVGLIDMARKSSHALQYSVTPAEGNLSFFTLKAVV, encoded by the coding sequence TTGATCGACAAAAATCTGCTGGACGTGCAGACCCTGCTGCGGCGCAACGGCATCCTGATTAGTTTTTCAGGCCGTTTGTCGCAGCAATTGATCGAAGAGTACGGCGAAGCCGTCAAAACCTACCTGGAATCGGAGAACCGCCCGAAAAACGAGATTTTTCACATTTTCTCGATTTTCATCGAGCTCACCCAGAACATCAAAAATTACGGAACCGCCAAGACGGATTCCCCGTTTTACGACAAGATCGTGCAATCGAGCATCATTACGATCGGCAAGGACGGCCAGGGCAGCTACATCTGTGCGGGCAATCTGGTCGAAGGGCCGGATTTGGAGGTGCTGACCGCGCGCATCGACGAGCTTTCCGGATTGAACAAAGACGAGCTTAAAACGTTGTACAAGGACCGGTTGAAGCGGAGCGAACCCGAATTCGGCGCGGGCGTCGGCTTGATCGACATGGCCCGCAAATCCTCGCATGCCCTTCAGTACTCCGTCACCCCGGCGGAAGGCAACCTCTCATTTTTCACGTTAAAGGCGGTCGTGTAG